A genomic window from Rubrobacter naiadicus includes:
- a CDS encoding GAF domain-containing protein encodes MARTKDRGEILREVRRVSGSGGPDQEVLEEVVRVLHESHPRWDWTGIYLLKGDELVLGPCSAPASHERIALGEGVCGTAVAEGENQLVDDVREVENYLACSLSTRSEIVVLIRHEGRIVGQFDVDSDEVGAFGEEDETLLEEAARIVAPRVAALAASAG; translated from the coding sequence ATGGCACGGACGAAGGACCGGGGGGAGATCCTCCGTGAGGTGCGCCGGGTCTCGGGCTCCGGAGGTCCGGATCAGGAGGTTTTGGAGGAGGTCGTGCGGGTGCTGCACGAATCGCACCCGCGCTGGGATTGGACCGGCATCTACCTGTTGAAAGGAGACGAGCTCGTGCTCGGGCCCTGCAGCGCCCCGGCCTCGCACGAGAGGATCGCCCTCGGCGAAGGCGTCTGCGGCACCGCCGTCGCCGAGGGCGAGAACCAGCTCGTCGACGACGTGCGCGAGGTCGAGAACTATCTGGCCTGCTCGCTGAGCACCCGCTCGGAGATCGTGGTCCTGATCCGCCACGAGGGACGCATCGTCGGCCAGTTCGACGTCGACAGCGACGAGGTCGGCGCCTTCGGTGAGGAGGACGAGACACTCCTCGAGGAGGCCGCCCGCATCGTCGCCCCGCGGGTCGCCGCGCTCGCCGCGAGCGCCGGATGA
- a CDS encoding lactate racemase domain-containing protein: MSRPSQTIYLEKTSPPMMFNAGDGFHYEKLPEGTRVIYAPGPLEPLPDENVAIERALLSPLEMEPLHELLHPGMKLTIAFDDISLPLPPMQQPDIRQLVIEKVLEKAYARGVEDIHLIAALGLHRRMTRKELEHCLGKKIMSAFYPERLYNYDAEDPEGNVPIGKTEKGEEVVVSRRVAESDLLVYVNINYIPMDGGHKSVHTGLSPYASIRHHHNPDTLHHSRSLMDPPNSALHASVARMGRLFEEHVKVFHIETTLNNAAFPPVFDFMEKPEHEWSPITKANFLANHAATKRLPNAIPHRIFHSIKAPHRMTSIQAGATEPVHERTLENCHRQQLVPVEGQADVLLMGIPYLGPYNVNSIMNPLLVFNMLLGYLFNLYRGKPLVRKGGVLIGTHPMPEQFHKIHHPSYIDLYNEAFSETHDIREIARRYEEKYATDPWYRTLYRNSYAYHGAHPFTVLYWGAHALDHLGDVIVIGANPNAASRMGLRRADTIAEALEMAKDTVGPSPEITYMHLPPLFMCEVS; encoded by the coding sequence ATGAGCCGGCCCAGCCAGACGATATACCTGGAGAAGACGAGCCCGCCGATGATGTTCAACGCCGGGGACGGCTTCCACTACGAGAAGCTGCCCGAGGGAACCCGCGTCATCTACGCCCCGGGGCCGCTGGAGCCGCTGCCCGACGAGAACGTCGCCATAGAGCGCGCGCTGCTCTCCCCGCTGGAGATGGAGCCTTTGCACGAGCTTCTGCACCCGGGGATGAAGCTCACCATCGCCTTCGACGACATCTCGCTGCCCCTGCCGCCGATGCAGCAGCCCGACATAAGGCAGCTCGTCATCGAGAAGGTGCTCGAGAAAGCCTACGCCAGGGGGGTCGAGGACATACACCTGATCGCGGCGCTGGGGCTCCACCGCAGGATGACCCGCAAGGAGCTCGAGCACTGCCTGGGCAAGAAGATAATGAGCGCCTTCTACCCCGAGAGGCTCTACAACTACGACGCCGAAGACCCTGAGGGCAACGTCCCGATAGGGAAGACCGAGAAGGGCGAGGAGGTCGTCGTGAGCCGCCGGGTCGCCGAGAGCGACCTGCTCGTCTACGTCAACATCAACTACATCCCGATGGACGGCGGGCACAAGTCGGTGCACACCGGGCTCTCGCCCTACGCCTCGATCCGCCACCACCACAACCCGGACACCCTGCATCACAGCCGCTCCCTGATGGACCCGCCCAACTCCGCGCTGCACGCTTCCGTCGCGCGGATGGGGCGCCTCTTCGAGGAGCACGTCAAGGTCTTCCACATCGAGACGACCCTCAACAACGCCGCCTTCCCGCCCGTCTTCGACTTCATGGAGAAGCCCGAGCACGAGTGGAGCCCCATCACGAAGGCCAACTTCCTCGCCAACCACGCCGCCACGAAGAGGCTGCCGAACGCGATCCCGCACCGCATCTTCCACTCCATAAAGGCCCCCCACCGCATGACGAGCATCCAGGCCGGGGCCACGGAGCCGGTGCACGAGAGGACCCTCGAGAACTGCCACCGCCAGCAGCTCGTCCCCGTCGAGGGACAGGCCGACGTGCTCTTGATGGGCATACCCTACCTCGGCCCGTACAACGTGAACTCCATCATGAACCCGCTGCTCGTCTTCAACATGCTCCTCGGCTACCTCTTCAACCTCTACAGGGGCAAGCCGCTGGTGCGAAAGGGCGGGGTCCTCATCGGCACCCACCCCATGCCGGAGCAGTTCCACAAGATCCACCACCCCTCCTACATAGACCTCTACAACGAGGCCTTCTCCGAGACCCACGACATCCGCGAGATCGCCCGCCGCTACGAGGAGAAGTACGCGACCGACCCCTGGTACCGCACGCTCTACCGCAACTCCTACGCCTACCACGGCGCCCACCCCTTCACCGTCCTCTACTGGGGCGCCCACGCCCTCGACCATCTGGGGGACGTGATCGTGATCGGCGCGAACCCGAACGCCGCTTCCCGCATGGGCCTGAGGCGCGCGGACACCATCGCCGAGGCGCTCGAGATGGCGAAGGACACCGTCGGGCCGAGCCCCGAGATCACCTACATGCACCTGCCGCCGCTGTTCATGTGCGAGGTGAGCTGA
- a CDS encoding SDR family NAD(P)-dependent oxidoreductase, which produces MLEGKVAVITGAGSGIGRATAHKFAAEGAKVVVAELDEERGEAAARDVRESGGEALFVRTDVSEFDQVEAAVERAVEEYGTLDVMFNNAGIGHYAPLLEHEPEHYDRVVKVNQYGVYHGILAAGRKMAELENPGVIINTASVYAFLASPGVIGYHASKGAIKMMTQAAALELARYGIRVVAIAPGGVDTPIIQGYKDMGLDEELARGQMRRRLQTPEQIADAVALLATDEADAINGSVVMVDDGYAEFK; this is translated from the coding sequence ATGCTCGAGGGTAAGGTCGCCGTGATCACCGGGGCCGGGAGCGGCATAGGGCGGGCCACCGCGCACAAGTTCGCCGCCGAGGGCGCGAAGGTCGTCGTCGCCGAGCTGGACGAGGAGAGGGGGGAGGCCGCGGCTCGCGACGTGCGGGAGTCCGGCGGCGAGGCCCTCTTCGTTCGCACGGACGTCTCGGAGTTCGACCAGGTCGAGGCCGCCGTCGAGCGGGCGGTAGAGGAGTACGGGACGCTGGACGTCATGTTCAACAACGCCGGCATCGGGCACTACGCCCCGCTTCTGGAGCACGAGCCCGAGCACTACGACCGGGTGGTGAAGGTCAACCAGTACGGCGTCTACCACGGCATCCTCGCCGCCGGCAGGAAGATGGCCGAGCTGGAGAACCCCGGCGTGATCATCAACACCGCCTCCGTCTACGCGTTCCTCGCCTCTCCCGGCGTGATCGGCTACCACGCCTCCAAGGGCGCGATAAAGATGATGACCCAGGCCGCCGCGCTCGAGCTCGCCCGCTACGGCATACGGGTCGTCGCGATCGCCCCGGGCGGGGTGGACACCCCGATCATCCAGGGATACAAGGACATGGGGCTGGACGAAGAGCTCGCCCGCGGCCAGATGCGCCGCAGGCTCCAGACCCCCGAGCAGATCGCCGACGCCGTCGCCCTGCTCGCCACCGACGAGGCCGACGCGATAAACGGCTCGGTGGTGATGGTCGACGACGGCTACGCGGAGTTCAAGTAG
- a CDS encoding MarR family winged helix-turn-helix transcriptional regulator codes for MVQGGRVARHALEPAVRQGRELLSGNEIESKLADALERLSQALEALLREEAGRRGLSPIQARFLVYLLHRPVELRRVGELAREFGLTPATASGAVDALQRKGLLVREEWPEDRRYVTLRLTGAGRSIAGELSGWSGAVREPLGELGGEEKEVLLGALLRLVASLQREGLVRARMCLSCRFFRPDAHPGRERPHHCALLDAPLAVRELRVDCPEHEPAG; via the coding sequence GTGGTTCAAGGCGGTCGTGTTGCACGTCACGCTCTGGAGCCAGCCGTACGCCAGGGAAGGGAGCTTCTGAGCGGGAATGAGATAGAGAGCAAGCTCGCCGACGCGCTGGAGCGCCTCTCGCAGGCTCTGGAGGCCTTGCTGCGCGAGGAGGCCGGGCGGCGGGGCCTGAGCCCGATACAGGCCCGCTTTCTCGTCTACCTCCTCCACCGGCCGGTCGAGCTGCGACGGGTCGGGGAGCTCGCCCGCGAGTTCGGACTCACCCCGGCGACCGCGAGCGGGGCGGTGGATGCCCTGCAGAGGAAGGGGCTGCTCGTGCGCGAGGAGTGGCCGGAGGATCGCCGCTACGTCACGCTGCGGCTCACCGGGGCCGGCCGGAGCATCGCCGGGGAGCTCTCCGGCTGGTCCGGGGCCGTACGGGAACCCCTCGGGGAGCTCGGCGGGGAGGAGAAGGAGGTTTTGCTCGGGGCGCTCTTGCGCCTCGTCGCCTCGCTGCAGCGGGAGGGGCTCGTGCGGGCCCGGATGTGCCTCAGCTGCCGTTTCTTCAGACCCGATGCACACCCCGGCCGGGAGAGGCCGCACCATTGCGCGCTGCTCGACGCCCCGCTCGCCGTGCGCGAGCTCCGGGTGGACTGTCCCGAGCATGAACCCGCCGGGTAG
- a CDS encoding MOSC domain-containing protein translates to MTGYAARVLSVNLGRVVRLEGRRKSVPSAIFKAPAPGAVWLGREGFAGDEQADRKNHGGPEKAALVYPMEHYVRWRGMLGREIGPAAFGENLSTRGITEEDVHLGDVCRLGGAVVQVSQPRRPCYKPAWRHGVRNIALLTQQSGLTGFYLRVLEEGEVRAGDALLLLDRPPGTVSVGEANRVMHRGRDDAEGIENLLSCRWLPPSWRRDLRRRLAGMEEDAAERLEGPI, encoded by the coding sequence ATGACGGGTTACGCGGCCCGGGTCCTGAGCGTGAACCTCGGGCGCGTGGTCCGTCTGGAGGGGCGCCGAAAGAGCGTGCCGAGCGCGATCTTCAAGGCGCCCGCCCCCGGAGCGGTGTGGCTCGGGCGGGAGGGCTTCGCCGGAGACGAGCAGGCCGACCGCAAGAACCACGGCGGGCCCGAGAAGGCCGCGCTCGTCTACCCCATGGAGCACTACGTACGCTGGCGGGGGATGCTCGGCCGGGAGATCGGCCCCGCCGCCTTCGGCGAGAACCTCTCCACCCGGGGTATCACCGAGGAGGACGTCCACCTGGGGGACGTCTGCCGGCTCGGGGGTGCGGTGGTGCAGGTGAGCCAGCCGCGACGCCCCTGCTACAAGCCCGCCTGGCGCCACGGTGTCCGGAACATCGCCCTCCTCACCCAGCAGAGCGGGCTGACCGGCTTCTACCTGCGGGTCCTGGAGGAGGGAGAGGTGAGAGCCGGCGACGCACTCCTCCTGCTGGACCGTCCGCCGGGGACCGTGAGCGTGGGGGAGGCGAACAGGGTCATGCACCGGGGCCGGGACGATGCGGAGGGGATCGAAAACCTCCTGTCCTGCCGCTGGTTGCCGCCCTCCTGGCGGAGGGACCTCCGCCGCCGTCTCGCCGGGATGGAGGAGGACGCCGCGGAGAGGCTGGAGGGACCCATCTGA
- a CDS encoding YbaK/EbsC family protein — MAYTERASVVKVREALEERGVEAELVELGETARSAREAAAALGRRVEQIVKSLVFRGKRSGRPLLVLAGGANRVDEAKVSELFGEELEKADADFVRGETGFSIGGVPPVIPGGQPPTILDEDLLEEDEVWAAAGHTHVVFGVHPKELLRMTGAKAARIK, encoded by the coding sequence TTGGCCTACACGGAGAGGGCGAGCGTGGTGAAGGTGCGCGAGGCGCTCGAGGAGCGGGGTGTGGAAGCGGAGCTCGTCGAGCTCGGGGAGACCGCGCGCAGCGCCCGCGAGGCCGCCGCCGCGCTCGGCCGCAGGGTCGAGCAGATCGTGAAGTCTCTGGTCTTCAGGGGGAAGAGAAGCGGTCGGCCCCTGCTCGTCCTCGCCGGTGGGGCGAACCGGGTGGACGAAGCGAAGGTCTCCGAGCTCTTCGGAGAAGAGCTCGAGAAGGCGGACGCCGACTTCGTGCGCGGGGAGACGGGCTTCTCCATCGGCGGTGTGCCGCCGGTCATCCCCGGTGGCCAGCCGCCGACCATCCTCGACGAGGATCTGCTCGAGGAGGACGAAGTATGGGCCGCGGCCGGACACACCCACGTGGTCTTCGGGGTACATCCCAAGGAGCTCCTCCGGATGACCGGCGCGAAGGCGGCCAGGATCAAATAA
- a CDS encoding cytosine permease — protein MSEEVVEIPEEEGIETHGIERVSPKARVHVRIRDNFTMWFSANLVLSTVSLGALAIPLFGLGFWDSLAVIIIFNALGVLPVAFFSTLGPKLGLRQMTISRFSFGWVGAAIMACFNVAACIGWSAVNVIIGGQLVAAVTHDAVPRWAGILIIAFLTTMVSIYGYRYVHRYERYAWIPMAIIFLIVTAVAAPHFRIVPTPALHTAEIASMVSFGGAIYGFATGWSSYAADYNVNQPEDTPARRVFTMTYLGIFLACILLETLGLFLTTVPALKGKEGGELLAGAVAPLGGFGDVLVGLLALSVIANNIPNDYSLGLSTQVISRSFQRVPRWVWTLAGAVLYVLIALPAAKNFGSTLEGFLLIIAYWLGPWSIVLIIEHFVFRRGRYNVEDWNTRSRLPLGWAALCAMAVGLFGAFLGMSQAYFVGPVADLVNKPYGVDVGFELGIVLAAAVYLVLRPVELRRTGR, from the coding sequence ATGTCAGAAGAAGTAGTAGAGATTCCAGAAGAAGAAGGGATCGAAACCCACGGCATCGAGCGCGTCTCGCCCAAGGCGCGGGTGCACGTCAGGATCCGGGACAACTTCACGATGTGGTTCTCGGCGAACCTGGTCCTCTCGACCGTGTCTCTCGGGGCTCTCGCGATACCGCTCTTCGGGCTCGGGTTCTGGGACAGCCTCGCGGTGATCATAATCTTCAACGCGCTCGGGGTGCTGCCGGTCGCGTTCTTCTCGACTTTAGGACCGAAGCTGGGCCTCAGGCAGATGACGATCTCGAGGTTCTCCTTCGGTTGGGTGGGTGCCGCGATCATGGCATGCTTCAACGTCGCCGCATGCATCGGGTGGTCGGCGGTGAACGTCATCATCGGTGGGCAGCTCGTCGCCGCGGTCACGCACGACGCCGTCCCTCGCTGGGCGGGCATCCTGATCATCGCATTCCTCACCACGATGGTGAGCATCTACGGTTACCGCTACGTCCACCGCTACGAGCGGTACGCCTGGATCCCGATGGCGATAATCTTCCTGATCGTCACCGCCGTCGCCGCACCGCACTTCAGGATCGTCCCCACCCCCGCGCTGCATACCGCCGAGATAGCCTCGATGGTCTCCTTCGGAGGCGCGATCTACGGCTTCGCGACCGGCTGGAGCTCCTACGCCGCCGACTACAACGTCAACCAGCCGGAGGATACCCCCGCCCGGCGGGTCTTCACGATGACCTATCTGGGTATCTTCCTCGCCTGCATCCTGCTCGAGACGCTCGGCCTCTTCCTGACCACCGTACCGGCCCTCAAGGGCAAGGAGGGCGGTGAACTCCTCGCCGGCGCGGTAGCCCCGCTCGGCGGCTTCGGCGACGTGCTCGTCGGGCTTCTGGCCTTGAGCGTCATCGCCAACAACATCCCCAACGATTACAGCCTCGGCCTCTCCACCCAGGTCATAAGCCGCTCGTTCCAGCGCGTTCCTCGTTGGGTGTGGACGCTCGCAGGCGCCGTCCTCTACGTCCTCATCGCCCTGCCCGCGGCGAAGAACTTCGGTTCGACGCTCGAGGGGTTCCTCCTGATCATCGCCTACTGGCTCGGCCCCTGGTCCATCGTGCTCATCATCGAGCACTTCGTCTTCCGCCGCGGCCGCTACAACGTCGAAGACTGGAATACCCGCTCGCGGCTGCCGCTCGGTTGGGCCGCGCTCTGCGCGATGGCCGTCGGACTCTTCGGCGCCTTCCTCGGCATGTCACAGGCGTACTTCGTCGGTCCGGTCGCAGACCTCGTCAACAAACCCTACGGCGTGGACGTCGGCTTCGAGCTCGGTATCGTCCTCGCCGCCGCCGTCTACCTCGTCCTGCGCCCCGTGGAGCTGCGTAGAACCGGTCGTTAG
- a CDS encoding protoglobin domain-containing protein, producing the protein MAQGGIPGYTYGAQELARSPVSLEELDLLRQTVLFTEEDERYLRMAGDVLEGRLDDVLDLWYGFVADHPHLVYYFSDREGRPIGEYLERVRGRFKQWVLDVCRRPYDQQWLDYQHEIALRHTREKKNRTDGVEAPGEIPLRYMISFIYPITATVRRFLEDEGHPEEEVEKMHQAWFKAVVLHVTLWSQPYAREGSF; encoded by the coding sequence GTGGCGCAGGGAGGAATACCGGGTTATACCTACGGGGCGCAGGAGCTGGCGCGCTCCCCGGTGAGCCTGGAGGAGTTGGATCTTCTGCGGCAGACGGTGCTCTTCACGGAGGAGGACGAGCGTTATCTGCGGATGGCGGGGGATGTGCTCGAGGGCCGGCTCGACGACGTGTTGGATCTGTGGTACGGGTTCGTCGCCGACCATCCGCATCTGGTCTACTACTTCAGCGACCGCGAAGGGCGGCCCATAGGAGAGTATCTGGAGAGGGTCAGGGGGCGGTTCAAGCAATGGGTGCTGGACGTGTGCCGCAGGCCCTACGACCAGCAATGGCTCGACTACCAGCACGAGATAGCCCTCCGGCACACACGGGAGAAGAAGAACCGCACCGACGGGGTGGAGGCCCCCGGGGAGATCCCGCTGCGGTACATGATCTCCTTCATCTACCCCATAACCGCGACGGTCCGGCGGTTCCTGGAGGACGAGGGACATCCGGAGGAAGAGGTCGAGAAGATGCATCAGGCGTGGTTCAAGGCGGTCGTGTTGCACGTCACGCTCTGGAGCCAGCCGTACGCCAGGGAAGGGAGCTTCTGA
- a CDS encoding acyl-CoA dehydrogenase family protein — MPETHEVFNQVPPLVDYDASDDPALLEALRREGAGEAEAEVRKLGRLVGSARIQELTRLASEYPPVLHTHDRYGHRIDEVEYHPAWHELMQTAVSLGLSGGPWRDPAPRAHLVRAAKYLVWATQPEQGNCCPVTMTYAAVPALRSEPELAGRFEPLLTSPEYEFGLRPPEEKRGLVCGMAMTEKQGGSDVRANTTRAEPAGDGTYRLTGHKWFCSAPMSDVFLVLAQAPGGLTCFLLPRVLPGGERNRMHLQRLKDKLGNRSNASAEVEYDGAVAWRVGEEGRGVRTIIEMVNVTRMDCVIGAAGGMRWGLHQAVHHARHRRVFGRRLGEQPLMRNVLADLAVESEAATTLALRLAGSMDRALGGDAAEAAFGRLATPVSKYWVTKRWSAHAVECLECLGGNGYVEESGMPRLYRESPLYSIWEGSGNVAALDVLRAMTREPASVEAFFAELEAASGADRRLDGAVRALRRELAHPEELELRARGLVERMALALQGGLLVRYSHPAVADAFCASRLAGEWGHAFGTLPAGLDLDPILSRALPETAGPAR, encoded by the coding sequence ATGCCGGAGACGCACGAGGTCTTCAACCAGGTCCCGCCCCTCGTGGACTACGACGCCTCCGACGACCCGGCGCTGCTCGAGGCGCTGCGGCGTGAGGGTGCAGGAGAAGCGGAGGCGGAGGTGCGCAAGCTGGGTCGGCTCGTCGGCTCGGCCCGCATCCAGGAGCTTACGCGCCTGGCGAGCGAGTACCCGCCGGTCCTTCACACCCACGACCGCTACGGCCACCGCATCGACGAGGTCGAGTACCACCCGGCGTGGCACGAGCTCATGCAGACGGCTGTCTCGCTCGGTCTCTCGGGAGGGCCGTGGCGCGACCCCGCCCCCCGCGCCCACCTCGTGCGCGCGGCGAAGTACCTGGTCTGGGCGACGCAGCCCGAGCAGGGCAACTGCTGCCCCGTGACGATGACCTACGCCGCCGTCCCGGCCCTGCGCTCCGAGCCGGAGCTCGCCGGACGCTTCGAGCCCCTCCTCACCTCCCCCGAGTACGAGTTCGGCCTCCGGCCCCCGGAGGAAAAACGCGGCCTCGTCTGTGGGATGGCGATGACCGAGAAGCAGGGCGGCTCCGACGTGCGGGCCAACACCACCCGCGCCGAGCCCGCGGGCGACGGGACCTACCGCCTGACCGGCCACAAGTGGTTCTGCTCGGCGCCGATGAGCGACGTCTTCCTCGTCCTGGCGCAGGCTCCGGGGGGACTCACCTGCTTCCTCCTGCCGCGCGTCCTGCCCGGCGGGGAGCGCAACCGCATGCACCTGCAGCGGCTCAAGGACAAGCTCGGCAACCGCTCCAACGCCTCCGCCGAGGTCGAGTACGACGGCGCGGTCGCCTGGCGCGTCGGGGAGGAGGGGCGCGGCGTGCGCACCATCATCGAGATGGTCAACGTGACCCGGATGGACTGCGTCATCGGCGCGGCGGGCGGGATGCGCTGGGGGTTGCACCAGGCCGTCCACCACGCCCGCCACCGCAGGGTGTTCGGCCGGCGCCTCGGCGAGCAGCCCCTGATGCGCAACGTGCTCGCCGACCTCGCCGTTGAGTCCGAGGCCGCGACCACGCTCGCTCTGCGGCTCGCCGGGTCGATGGACCGCGCGCTCGGCGGCGATGCCGCCGAGGCGGCGTTCGGGAGGCTCGCCACCCCCGTCTCCAAGTACTGGGTCACCAAGCGCTGGTCCGCCCACGCGGTCGAATGCCTGGAGTGCCTCGGGGGCAACGGCTACGTGGAGGAATCCGGGATGCCGCGCCTCTACCGCGAGTCGCCCCTCTACAGCATCTGGGAGGGCTCGGGCAACGTCGCCGCGCTCGACGTGCTGCGCGCCATGACCCGCGAGCCCGCGAGCGTCGAGGCGTTCTTCGCCGAGCTCGAGGCCGCCTCCGGCGCCGATCGCCGGCTGGACGGGGCCGTGCGCGCGCTGCGGCGCGAGCTCGCCCACCCGGAAGAGCTGGAGCTGCGCGCCCGGGGGCTCGTCGAGCGCATGGCGCTCGCGCTGCAGGGGGGCCTCCTCGTCCGGTACTCCCACCCGGCCGTCGCCGACGCATTCTGCGCCTCCCGGCTCGCCGGGGAATGGGGGCACGCCTTCGGCACCCTCCCGGCCGGTCTGGACCTCGACCCCATCCTGAGCCGCGCCCTTCCCGAGACCGCCGGGCCCGCGCGCTGA
- a CDS encoding glutathione-independent formaldehyde dehydrogenase: MKAVVYKGPFEVAVENVEDPKIQDANDVIVRITSTCICGSDLHMYEGRTAAEPGIVFGHENMGIIEEVGPGVTSLQVGDRVVMPFNVACGFCRNCQRGYTGFCLTVNPDPGFAGGAYGYVAMGPYMGGQAEYLRVPFADFNCLKLPPGDEHEADYALLADIFPTGYHGTELADVKPGETVAVFGAGPVGLMAAYSAMIRGADRVFVVDRVKERLEKAEQIGCIPVNFDEVDPVEYIKDQTPGNRLSTLSVDNEANRGVDKGIDAVGYQAHARGGEHEEPAVVLNTLIECVRPTGALGVPGLYVPSDPGAPDDAAKRGQLLVSIGRMFEKGLRMGTGQCNVKRYNHYLRDLITSGRAEPSFVVSHEVPLEEAPDAYQKFDKRIDGYTKVILKPGS; encoded by the coding sequence GTGAAAGCCGTCGTATACAAAGGACCCTTCGAGGTCGCCGTAGAGAACGTGGAGGATCCGAAGATACAAGATGCGAACGATGTGATCGTCAGGATCACATCGACCTGCATCTGCGGCTCGGATCTGCACATGTACGAGGGTCGGACCGCGGCCGAGCCGGGGATAGTCTTCGGGCACGAGAACATGGGGATCATCGAGGAGGTCGGGCCCGGGGTCACCTCGCTGCAGGTCGGCGACCGGGTGGTGATGCCGTTCAACGTCGCCTGCGGGTTCTGCCGCAACTGCCAGCGGGGATACACCGGCTTCTGCCTGACGGTCAACCCCGACCCGGGCTTCGCCGGCGGGGCCTACGGGTACGTCGCGATGGGACCGTACATGGGCGGGCAGGCCGAGTACCTGCGGGTGCCCTTCGCGGACTTCAACTGCCTCAAGCTCCCGCCCGGCGACGAGCACGAGGCCGACTACGCGCTCCTCGCCGACATCTTCCCGACCGGATACCACGGCACCGAGCTCGCCGACGTGAAGCCCGGTGAGACGGTCGCGGTCTTCGGGGCCGGGCCGGTCGGCCTGATGGCGGCCTACAGCGCGATGATCCGCGGCGCCGATCGGGTCTTCGTCGTCGACCGGGTCAAGGAGCGGCTGGAGAAGGCCGAGCAGATAGGCTGCATCCCGGTCAACTTCGACGAGGTCGACCCGGTCGAGTACATCAAGGATCAGACGCCGGGCAACCGGCTCTCGACCCTCTCGGTCGACAACGAAGCCAACCGCGGGGTGGACAAGGGGATAGACGCCGTCGGGTACCAGGCTCACGCCCGCGGCGGCGAGCACGAGGAGCCGGCGGTGGTCCTGAACACCCTCATCGAGTGCGTCAGGCCCACCGGCGCGCTGGGCGTCCCCGGCCTCTACGTCCCCTCCGACCCGGGTGCGCCGGACGACGCCGCCAAGCGGGGTCAGCTTTTGGTCTCCATCGGGCGGATGTTCGAGAAGGGGCTGCGGATGGGCACCGGGCAGTGCAACGTCAAGCGCTACAACCATTACCTGCGCGATCTGATCACCTCGGGGCGCGCCGAGCCTTCGTTCGTGGTCTCTCACGAGGTGCCGCTGGAGGAGGCCCCCGACGCCTACCAGAAGTTCGACAAGCGCATCGACGGATACACCAAGGTCATCCTCAAGCCCGGCTCGTAG